The Archocentrus centrarchus isolate MPI-CPG fArcCen1 chromosome 3, fArcCen1, whole genome shotgun sequence sequence TGCTGTGCGTAGCGAGGTTGGCATTTCTGTTATATTTAACAAGTAAAACGCTTTTCAGATGAGAAATAAAGCGGcttatatttttgttaaaaaaattctTTCTCTTTAGAGTTAATTTTTGATTTTCCTATTTACGCATTTTACGGAACACCCCCAAAACCATTAATTACACGAGGTATGCGGGTTAAATTAGATCAGCACCATTTATTATATTTCCGCCATGGTAAGAAATAATATTTGGACAAATGCTTTTGAGGAAAACAACTGTACAACTACCAGAGCAATGAGACTGCTGCAGGTTTCCACCCTGTAACCAAACGCGGGTGAGGTCTCTGCCTCAGATTTGTTACGCCTTAATTGCTGCACACGCTCAACAGATCGAAGTCATATTATGCTTAATTTTCAAAccagttattttaaatgtgcatcAGTCCATCAATGGATTGCGAaaattttgagatttttttcatataaCAACGAGTCGGGCGTCACCAGCTCTAGTTGAAAGCAACAGACTGCTGCGGTGATTGGTTAAAATGCGAGACTTTGGCTTTAGGCGTCGTCTGAACTGTATTACACCATCACAGTGACAGTTTTcttattgtgctttaaaatcCGTATAAAATAACCACCGCTTTACATTAAATAATCACAATAATATACATTTACATAAGAATGCTGTTGAATTATTTATTGGACATAAATGCTTTCTATCACttgtctttttcatttctttaaacatAGCTAATTTGAGGTTAATCATGCAGTAAGGATCGCTGTCTTGAGATCTGTTTACATGGCATGTTTGCTTGCAGGGTCATCGCCCCCGAAAATTGTCTGTGTGAGATAAAAATCGAAATATATCTTGTTTGGTGGATTTACCGGCTTAAAGAGCccagtatatatattttatttcttaaggaTTTGTTGGAATATAGTTTCAAGACAAACCCTCGCTGATGGACCcccttggggtttttttttttctaccaatgTGTATACAGTGCTGAAAGTAAGGGACTACATACATCTGACACAAAAGACGTAACAGTGCTTACAATATATCctcaattttcatttttaaacaaataagcATTCTGACAAATATTGCCAATAAAGGATATAACTCCTTGGCCATTTCGCCTGAAATTAAAATATAGGCCTagagaataaattaaaaaaagaagagttgCGCTTATAGGTTATTCAAAAAGTGCCGTCATCGTTTTTACACAGTATACAGTATATGGACATACATTATACAGATTATGTAACGTCCATATTTGTTCATTTCAGAATTTAACATTGGTAtgaaagtccaaaaaacaaacaacaaaaaaaaaaccctcagtcTAAATGTCAAAGAAAAGTAAGGTAAAAAAACATGAGACGGagaaaatgtgtgcattttttttcttttttcttttttttcttcttttttttttctaaacattGGCCTACTTTAACAAGATGAATACACAAGAACAAAAGTGTGAAGTGGTAGTCATCTGCTCTGCAGGACTAAGTACCAAACAGCAGCAGGGTTTCTTACGCCCACTCTTTACCCCGCAGGTCGATGATGATGGCACgaaaaagttctttttttttctttcattcttttttttttttttttttttttaataattattatatattattatgtgGTTGCTTTCTAATTGGCCTGTCTCCGTGTCTCTGTCGCTGTGTGTAGCAATACACAGAAGTAGTCCGGTCTACTTGAAGCAGTGAGCACTCTCCAGGACTGGGGCATGCCTCTCAGTGGTGGTTTACTTATTCTTTATTCGTTTCAGGTCATTTTGCTTCGTGGCTCAAGTCTGTGATACCGTCCTCTAGTCTCTAAATTGTCCGTGGAGGGCATCACATCACGCAGGGCTTGATGTCCTGGTAGGAGACCTGCTGGTGGTGATAGTAGGAGCTGCTGCCCGGTGAGTGCATGGCTGAGGAAGTCATGGCGTTGAACGAGAAGACGAACTCCTTTCGGTCACACATGCTGGGAGACTGGGAATGGTACCGAGGAATACCTGCACAAAGGCATTTTAGAAcgtgaataaaaataataataaaacctcACATTTAGGTTTAGTATTTTTGAAGGCTAGGTTACAGTTCTCCTAGTTACGTAGATTGTTGTTGTCTGTAgttctgaaaaataaagttatttGAATACTTATAAATGATTTAGAATATGATTTGACGTAATCTATAGCTGATAACGGACAATCAGTTATTATGGAAACCATAACAACAACAGTAATAATTAGTTTCATATCCATATGACTAGGTAAGTTATATTATGTATAAGGACTgggtttatatttttaaattgagCTTCACTCTATTATACTAACTGAAATGCATTCCTCTTAGGCCCAAAGTCCATTTAGCAAGCACGATAAAGATTGTCAAAGGGGGAGGCGGGCTTGCAGGGCTAATTGACAGTGGCCCTTTTGCACGCAAGTCCCGGAGGACTGAGAGCCTCGGGGCAAGGCAGGCTGGACCTAACCGCGCTTGTTTTTCTTGTCCACAGATTGGCATGACTCTAAACTCTCCCGGTTGACCCTTCCAGCCATCTcctgaatttttaaaatagcaCTTTGAGAAGGTTTGAAACCTTTATTTTAATCAGCCTTACGTATTATACtataaaaaaagtgaaacttaatttccaagaaaaaaagtgcttgccTTGTGTTGTGTCATTTTCTTTAATAGCCTTAATTTCAATGCCTCAATTATGTTCAACAGAGATAAGCTTATGTTTACTGACTGCAGAATAAATCCGGTGCATTTCAATGTGATGCGCTCTAGAATTACTCAGTATTTCCACTAGGCCCGTGTTTGCCACGcgctataaaataaaaatgtgtaaacaACCAGACGTAGAAGTatgtaataaatatattaactgTGTCTTTTAATCATCAGATAGTCTTAATTTGAATCAAACATTTGTTTCATGTTTATCTCTATGATGTCATACCTCGCAAATTTTCTTTATAAAGTCAGCCCCGGTTTTTCTAAGCAttctgcagttttttgttttttcttttaaattagaaattaaaaaacaaacaaacaaaaaataacccTACCTTGTAAATCTGTGGTGCTGTGGCCATTCTGGTGCAGGTATGGTTGGTCTAGTGAGTGTGTGGGCAAGCTTGGCTGCAGCGGGTTCGCCCCTGGATTACAAGGAGACAGAGGCTGTTGCTTGATGTAGGAAGCCCCGTTATTCAATGAGGCCGAAGGGGCCGGAGCCCACGCAGAGGCTGAACTCGAGTAGACGGGATGAGGCTCCATGACTCCTCCGCTGGTGAGCAGAGGGGAGGCGGAATTGTCGTGGTGGGGATAATCACTCCCAGTGGATCCTGTACAACTTCCCATGTAGGAATGTCCACTGTTGGTCGACAAGTGTGACATGGAGTGTCCGGACAGACCCATCCCATCCATGTTACCTGCCAAGTGTCCATTCATCATCCCAATCCCACTGTCCAGAGACAAACTGTTGGGCGGACAGGATAGGCCCCCGCCGCTCCCTTGGAAGTTGTAAGACTCGGGGATGTGGTTGAATCCCAGGCCGTTCATCATGCTGTACATGGGCTTCAGCGCCTGGCACTTGCGCCTAAAACCCCTGGGTCTCCTTCTGAAGGAGCCTTCCTCGAACATAAACTCACTAGCCGGGTCGATAGTCCAGTAGTGGCCTTTCCCTGGCCTACCGAGGCCTTTGGGTAACTTAATAAAGCACTCGTTCAGGGACAAGTTGTGACGCACCGAGTTCTTCCATCCCTGGTACGAGCCCCTGAAAAACGGGAAGCGACTCTGTAAAAATTGGTAGATTTCACTGAGCGTCAGGCGTTTTGTTGGAGAACTCTGGATAGCCATAACTATTAAAGCGATGTAGGAATAAGGTGGTTTCTCTGGTCGTCGGATCCCTGCGTTTGTCTTTTTGGTTTTCGTAGTGGAGGAAGCAGTTTCCATCACCACCGTCTGTCCGTGCGGCTTCTCCGGAGCAGACATCGGGCTGCTCTGGGCAGGAGTCTGTGCTGGGGGCTGCTGGACCTCTGCCGTCATTAGTTAATTTAATCTTCGAGACAAGAAACAAAATCCCTGTTGCTTTTCCACCTTCAAAAATACCAAGTCGGGTACTAAATTGGTGGCATAAAGAAAccaaaatagtaataataataataacagcagAGGTAAAAGGCAAAGGCGATTATCTTCTTAGCTTTTGCTTTTGATTCAGTCCtgcagcagtctgaagcctgaccgCCTTGTACGCACCGCCCGAAGTGGGATAAAGAGAAGAACAGGAGCCGCTTTCCACTTCAGTTGGTGTGTTGTCGTGCGTCCGAGGAGCTCACTTTTTACTTATCTGTTGCCATCGGCGCATTGGAAGCTGGGTGTCTTGGTCATCCTAATGTTGGGACCCGCCCAGTTCCCAGTTCCCCTCCTACTCCAGTGGTGGGCTGTAAGCATGCACATCTGTGTGCGTTCACTTTTCAGTGAAATGTTTTCCCTCCTTCcttacacagaaacaaagaatatATCTCACATATaacatttaatgtaaaaaaaaaaaaaatccccacacGCTAATTCATGCCCTAGAGCACAATTTAAATGTCTGTTAATGATTTGCAAAAGCATGCACTATTGATAGTAAATGTATTAGGTTCAGCCTTCAGCTACAGagtttgtttgtcttgttttctaatatttcttttattatttatttctttttatggcTATGATCATTCTAATACTATATTTTATGCCACTGATATCTGTTCTTAAATCTGCAAACAGCATCCCGCCATTGCAGACCACATAATCCATGAACCACACGACTGCAAGTAGTTTATGTCTCCattgttattaaaatgatcaaatagGCAATTTTATATCACATTTTTAGTGTATGGAAAACATTTACTAGAGAACATGCCCCTCATATTCAAAACCACCCTCTTGATTTCTGTAAAAGATAGACAGGAACATGGGCAGGATGTTTATAcagcaaaatgtaaacattttccCTGGccttctttaaataaaaaatcaagcaAAAGCCCAGTTAGATCAGCTAATACTCAATCTGATGCGATATGCTTCCCTGTTCGGAGAGTCGATGCTGGACGTTTTTACACGTGAATATTGTTTGTGTAATGCAGTCATAATATTTATGCAGGGACGCAGGAGGAGTGAGGTGGAAGCTCCTCCGAACTCCGAGCACAGAAAGTCGGACTGGGACTTGAGATCGACTCCTGCAGGCACTTCGTCATCGAATGATTCTGGAATTGAAGTAAGGTGGATTTAACACTTTTAGTCACAATATTACTAACAGTACTGGAGCGCTTCGATTCCCACAGTGAGATACACGAGATGTTTCATTTGTATTGTTACATAATATAGGATAATTAGAAAAGTTGAGTTCAAATTTGCATCAAGCTCTGCAGACTGCCTTCTTGTACTGAGTGACAGTTTACTCCGAAGATGATGAGcaccagtttgtttgtttgtgttttcaacATTGAAAAACTTACTTCTAGCTCGCTTTGTTGCTTCTCATAAAGCTGCGAGTGAGAGCTACTGGAAGGCGAGGAGAATAGCCTAAAACTGTTGACAGTAGGTTGGTTATTGTTCCCTGGAGAGCTCAATAGCTGCAGCCTGCAACCTTTTGGATTCAGTTAGATGAGTGCGTGCTTCTGCACTCTGTCGGCATTATTGTTTCTAGGGGCTGGTGAGTGCTGGTTTTGGCACTATGGAAATAAATGAAAGGCGAATATGCACAGTTTGGTTCATGCGTAAAACCAGAGAATGTTTGACGACTTCGTTGTGCGTAAAGATcctataatatattttttaatgttctcaGCTTGAGGTGACAGATTTTAATCAAACTGAGCGTATaactaaaatatatttattaatgtttaaatTCCCCAGTGCCAAAACATGAGCCGGCGGCTTTCCAGGTATTTTGCCGTAGGGAAATCTAGAAAACAGTTCACTGTCAAATATTCATTGTTAACCCAAAGGTGTTAGGCATGCCACGGTTAGATTTTGCTGTTGCAGAGGAGATCTAAAACTATAGATAAATGAATGTGAGTATTGTTTTAACCGGTGCCTGTTCGGCCACTCGCGTGAAGTGAGGGCCACACATTTATCGGCATAGCGGACCACCCAGCGCGCACCAGGGGCAGGCGCGCTCCCGTTCTCTCTCTGCCCACTGTATTTAATTACCGCTGATGACTTCATACCATTAAGGCATTCTTTGTCTCAAGTTCATTCGAGTCATGTTATTTAcgaatatatttatgtataaatgCACTTGTACTGTTTTTGCACTTTCGTGTGTCTCTCGTGTTTACGCAGAACTTTTCTGTTCGATGGTGATTCTTTAGTCACTGTATCATTATTCTGTACTTAGTGTAAAgtgatatattttattttttttagcatctCAGATCACTTTAGAAAATTTTATTTCCAGTGGGAGGTAATGGAAAGATCAATCGATCATATTATTCGTCCTTAGAATGTCACATTTTACACGAAAGAGCGAGTTTTAAGAATCTTTTCGCCTCCTCTTATGAACAGGTATGAATATACAGAAAAAGGCTGCTTCAGAGGTGGCAGATTATGTTCATTATTACTGGGGCTTGAGACCCAAGATCAGAACTTCCCTGTTACTGTATCGCTGACGAAGTCGTGCACTTTTCCGTGACGTCGGATCTTGAAATATTTGACAGTGCTGCATCCCCAGGAATGCTTGTCCACTTAGGTGGAGGTACACCGCAGAGCGCACAGTACTGACAGCCTTTCCGGGCCGCCTCACTGTATTTACTGAAACAGATTTTGGGTTGATCACTTCGTTGCAATAATCTGCTGAACTGTACACAGATATGTTAATGAACCTACTTTTTATACGACCACACCCACCATAATAGgtcggtatatatatatatatatatatatatatatatatatatatatattcaatctAAGCAGCATTACCAAGTCAGCTTAGTCTTGTCaccactcattaaaaaaaaactactatcACAGAATGTTAAAATTAGATTGAGGGTATGTATTCTTTAGTCAAAGTAACGCTACTTTGTGGTATATCTTCTGAGAAAATCTTGACATTTTAAAGTTTGAAATAATTTCCTTGTCACAAGAAATTATATTAGGCCCATACCTGGCGGATCATATATCCAAAAGAAGCTGCTAGCTATATTCTAATTTGATTTGGCTTCTCACCACAATAAAAGGTTGGCGAGATTGGGCCCAAGGTCCAATGAGAATGATAATATTAGGTGCAATAACTAGAttaaatgtttctttctttaagtAATAAACCATTTGACCTCTTCGGTGGTAAAGGAGGGTCACAGAGAGGCCGCGGGGACTTGTTTGGAGGACAGTGCGACAAGTAATCGATCAACTGGCTCTAAGTTTAACCGACTTGAACTTGAGTTAAGTTCTGAAGCAAACTTTCTgataatgttttatttcattatcaGTACTTAGATACGGGAATCAGAGATTGATagtaaaaaacttttaaaaccttAACTTTTCATTAATGACGTTTGTTTGATTTACGCTGCAAATCTGATAAAGAAAaacgtatttttttttaatgaacacgGATAAATAACATCTCATCCCAGTCTCCAAAGCTGACATTAATAAACAAAGATATTGGTAAGTGAATCTACAAATGGTTTGGAGTTTGAATTagtccagttttttttaattacattgatTTCTGTCCTGCTTTTTATTctcacattcattttattttctcgtGTTATACACGACTGTTAACAATTCTTAAACACGCAAATAATAGTGCCGAGCTCTCAGTTTTGCGCAGAAATACTCGAGATAAAATGTAGAAAACTAACCTCATCGTTATAGGAATTCTGGAATCGACACATTGACTAACATTATTAACCTAAATTTAACAAAAAGATGGAAATGCTATTCAtatagatgatttttttttttttacactttttcttAACTGTTTAAGATGCTTCCTAATTGGGTTTCTGGCCCTTTGCTTCTGAAGTGTCACCCGTAGTTCACTCAGCATtgtcactttaattaaaaacagtgtGTCCTAATGTCGGAGTGGGTACCCCCTCATCACTTTCCCTGCGCTGTAGGTGGCCGTGTATATTTTCGTTTAAGTGGTGTTTATGTGATTGAGAAGGGACGGGATTGCTAGCAGACCGCTGATTGCGCGCGTTGGGCCACTATGTGGATTTGAAGTGTATTTGATGGGCTCCAGTAatcagctgctgcagaaatgGCTTTATGACGTGTAAATTTTCCCGATAAGATACCTGTACTACAAagaaaagcccccccccccccccccccccccccatgtgttcgtcaatacatttttttttttcattataattTTTCCTTCATCTATTCCGATAGAGATGTCCATAACTGAGATAGAAATATGGGGTTTTGTTCAAATGAAAAAAGTGTCGCGCTTCCGAAGTGTCCTGGAGCATGGCACTGAG is a genomic window containing:
- the foxf1 gene encoding forkhead box protein F1, encoding MTAEVQQPPAQTPAQSSPMSAPEKPHGQTVVMETASSTTKTKKTNAGIRRPEKPPYSYIALIVMAIQSSPTKRLTLSEIYQFLQSRFPFFRGSYQGWKNSVRHNLSLNECFIKLPKGLGRPGKGHYWTIDPASEFMFEEGSFRRRPRGFRRKCQALKPMYSMMNGLGFNHIPESYNFQGSGGGLSCPPNSLSLDSGIGMMNGHLAGNMDGMGLSGHSMSHLSTNSGHSYMGSCTGSTGSDYPHHDNSASPLLTSGGVMEPHPVYSSSASAWAPAPSASLNNGASYIKQQPLSPCNPGANPLQPSLPTHSLDQPYLHQNGHSTTDLQGIPRYHSQSPSMCDRKEFVFSFNAMTSSAMHSPGSSSYYHHQQVSYQDIKPCVM